One stretch of Bradyrhizobium canariense DNA includes these proteins:
- a CDS encoding DNA -binding domain-containing protein, producing the protein MKKPPLDPDVADVAPTNSALTTYDEEHIITYLRLLDADAEGADWREVTRLVLHIDPELESVRARIAFDSHLTRAKWMTEQGYRDLLRGGASNSE; encoded by the coding sequence ATGAAAAAGCCGCCGCTCGATCCTGACGTTGCCGATGTGGCGCCGACAAATTCGGCCCTGACCACATACGACGAGGAGCACATCATCACCTATCTACGGCTGCTTGATGCCGACGCGGAGGGTGCAGATTGGCGCGAGGTGACCCGGCTTGTGCTCCATATCGATCCGGAACTTGAATCCGTACGTGCAAGAATTGCGTTCGATAGCCACCTGACCCGCGCGAAATGGATGACAGAGCAGGGATATCGCGATTTGCTACGGGGTGGCGCCTCTAATTCAGAATAA
- a CDS encoding helix-turn-helix domain-containing protein, with protein sequence MDIRGILAVNLRKLRQARGLSQEELAHAAEIDRTYISALERSVYAAGIDVVDRLARALGVEAADLLTRPTAPKRKVRGATDS encoded by the coding sequence ATGGACATACGCGGGATACTGGCAGTGAATTTGAGAAAGCTCAGGCAAGCCCGTGGCTTGTCCCAGGAAGAATTGGCCCATGCCGCGGAAATTGACCGGACCTATATCAGCGCTCTTGAGCGAAGCGTTTATGCGGCCGGTATCGACGTCGTCGATCGCTTGGCACGGGCCTTAGGTGTTGAAGCGGCCGATCTTCTAACCCGTCCAACGGCGCCCAAGAGAAAAGTTCGGGGTGCCACCGACAGCTAA
- a CDS encoding DUF932 domain-containing protein, which yields MITLTQNEQPVSSGFRVDVSRGERIGRVSSEWFSRPDDERYLSLTDLYDAVRRPAERAQTRTVESRAVKVEASRNSAERLALIVPGRDEPVAPTHWSFGQLCTLVGAPSSYMRQLPAPLAGINLQHGLLSHRAELVKTLEADDGRVELRAVTGPDYGRIWDHELVAAVRKIAGNGTGDTRWKVPGVLDWSTMTHNPFVDITKDTTTLYASDRDVFLFLVDDTHPIEAGRLPDGSPDLYFRGFYCWNSEVGSKTLGIASFYLRAVCMNRNLWGVENFEEITIRHSKFAAQRFAHEAAPALTRFADSSPAPFIAGIKAARERIVARSDEDRESFLRKRGFSKSETVKIIETVLHEEGRPPESVFDFVQGITAFARGKSHQDARLELEGRAKRLLERAN from the coding sequence ATGATAACCCTGACCCAGAACGAGCAGCCTGTTTCCAGCGGCTTCCGCGTGGACGTATCGCGCGGCGAGCGTATTGGCCGCGTGTCGTCGGAATGGTTTTCCCGGCCCGATGACGAGCGCTATCTCAGCCTGACCGATCTATATGACGCGGTACGCCGCCCTGCCGAGCGTGCGCAGACCCGTACCGTGGAGAGCCGTGCCGTCAAGGTGGAGGCAAGCCGTAACAGCGCCGAGCGGCTGGCCCTGATCGTACCGGGACGTGATGAACCGGTCGCGCCGACGCATTGGAGCTTTGGGCAATTATGCACCCTTGTCGGCGCGCCATCATCCTATATGCGGCAGCTTCCCGCGCCGTTGGCCGGGATCAATCTGCAACACGGTCTCTTGTCGCACCGCGCCGAACTGGTGAAAACACTGGAGGCCGATGACGGTCGCGTCGAGCTTCGCGCCGTGACCGGGCCCGATTATGGCCGGATCTGGGATCACGAACTTGTCGCGGCCGTGAGGAAAATCGCGGGCAACGGCACTGGTGACACACGGTGGAAGGTACCGGGCGTGCTCGACTGGAGCACCATGACGCACAACCCATTCGTGGATATCACAAAGGACACCACGACGCTTTACGCTAGCGACCGCGACGTGTTCCTGTTTTTGGTGGATGACACCCACCCCATCGAGGCGGGCCGTCTGCCGGATGGATCGCCGGATTTGTATTTTCGGGGGTTCTATTGCTGGAACAGCGAAGTCGGATCGAAAACGTTGGGAATAGCTTCTTTTTATCTCCGCGCGGTCTGCATGAACCGCAATCTTTGGGGCGTCGAGAATTTCGAGGAAATTACCATCCGGCATTCAAAATTTGCCGCGCAGCGTTTTGCTCACGAGGCGGCACCCGCGTTAACGCGCTTCGCCGATTCGTCGCCCGCGCCGTTCATCGCCGGTATCAAGGCCGCGCGCGAGCGGATCGTTGCCCGCAGCGACGAGGACCGCGAGAGCTTCCTGCGTAAGCGCGGGTTCTCCAAGTCCGAGACGGTGAAAATCATCGAGACAGTGCTGCACGAGGAAGGTCGCCCGCCGGAAAGTGTGTTTGACTTCGTGCAGGGGATCACGGCGTTTGCCCGCGGCAAATCGCATCAGGACGCGCGTCTTGAGCTTGAGGGCAGGGCGAAACGATTGTTGGAACGGGCCAACTGA
- a CDS encoding DUF736 domain-containing protein: MATIGTFTASNNGFTGSVKTLTLNVKATFVATEKENDKAPDYRILAGATEFGAAWKKTARETDREYLSVKLDDPSFPAPIYASLVKGEGDDSFTLIWSRRNGD; encoded by the coding sequence ATGGCTACCATCGGCACCTTCACTGCGTCGAACAACGGCTTCACCGGCTCGGTCAAGACCCTCACGCTCAACGTCAAGGCGACGTTCGTCGCGACCGAGAAGGAGAACGACAAGGCGCCTGACTATCGCATCCTGGCCGGGGCCACCGAGTTCGGCGCCGCCTGGAAGAAGACCGCGCGGGAAACCGACCGCGAATATCTCTCGGTCAAGCTCGACGATCCGAGCTTCCCGGCGCCGATCTACGCTTCGCTGGTGAAGGGTGAGGGCGACGACAGCTTCACGCTGATCTGGTCCCGCCGCAACGGCGACTGA
- a CDS encoding ParB/RepB/Spo0J family partition protein produces MSAKHAETIVESGTEVFIPLNKLKKSPKNARKTPHSEAAIEAYAASIAAKGILQNLVVEPELDGDGAATGFYSVTIGEGRRLAQLLRVKRKEIKKTEPIRCIVDTTNDPHEISLDENVTRENMHPADQFEAFKKLADERGFGAEEIAARFGVTPHVVRQRLRLGAVSPKLIEIYRNGDLALDQLMAFAITEDHARQEAAFERLSFNRDASTIRRLLTETHVAATDRRAVFVGAEKYTEVGGTILRDLFTEDRGGYFEDVALLDMLVLAKLGREANALMEAEGWKWAQVFLDYPHSHGLRRTYPQPVELSAEDQAALDAAQSEFNGLTTQYESAEELPDDVDARFGELEAEIERLEAKRVAYDPADVARCGAFVILGHDGALRVERGFILAEDEKLEPETQNGSEEGEAGDTASDDGGTGPNHELGGETLDAKDENDDHKPLSDILIRDLTEHRTLGLRLALGEQPDVAIVAVTHALAAQIFYRGADAHVLDIRPVSAVLASHADGIEDTKAGKAWADHHARWATQMPRDVADLWAFVVELDHDSRMALFAHCAALTINAVRLPSERRPRAVATADRLAEAVSLDMTAHWTPTVRTYLGRVTKPHILAAVREAVSDEAADRMADMKKQDMAEAAEQLLVGAGWLPTLMRTPRAAQEPAEHPQADAVTEANPDAYSVAAE; encoded by the coding sequence ATGTCGGCCAAGCACGCAGAAACCATCGTGGAGAGCGGGACGGAGGTTTTCATCCCGCTCAACAAGCTCAAGAAGTCCCCGAAGAACGCCCGCAAGACGCCGCACAGCGAGGCGGCGATTGAAGCCTACGCGGCAAGCATCGCCGCGAAGGGCATTTTGCAAAACCTCGTTGTCGAACCGGAATTGGACGGCGACGGTGCGGCCACCGGCTTCTATTCCGTCACCATCGGCGAGGGCAGGCGGCTTGCCCAGCTTCTGCGGGTGAAGCGCAAGGAGATCAAGAAGACCGAGCCGATCCGCTGTATAGTCGATACGACGAACGACCCGCACGAGATCAGCCTTGACGAAAATGTCACTCGGGAAAACATGCATCCGGCCGACCAGTTCGAGGCGTTCAAGAAGCTCGCCGATGAACGCGGCTTCGGCGCGGAGGAGATTGCGGCCCGGTTCGGCGTGACGCCTCACGTGGTTCGTCAGCGCCTGCGCTTAGGCGCGGTCTCGCCCAAGCTGATCGAAATCTATCGCAATGGCGATCTGGCGCTCGACCAGCTGATGGCATTTGCCATCACCGAGGACCATGCCCGGCAGGAAGCAGCCTTCGAGCGGCTGTCCTTTAACCGGGACGCCAGCACGATCCGCCGCCTGCTCACCGAAACCCATGTCGCCGCCACGGATCGCCGCGCGGTCTTTGTCGGCGCAGAAAAGTATACGGAGGTTGGTGGTACGATCCTGCGCGACCTCTTCACCGAGGATCGCGGCGGCTATTTCGAGGACGTGGCGCTTCTCGATATGCTGGTCTTGGCGAAACTCGGGCGGGAGGCTAACGCCCTGATGGAGGCGGAGGGGTGGAAATGGGCGCAAGTCTTCCTGGACTACCCCCACAGCCATGGGCTGCGCCGGACCTATCCGCAGCCGGTTGAACTGTCGGCGGAAGATCAAGCAGCCTTGGATGCCGCGCAGTCCGAATTCAACGGCCTGACGACGCAATATGAGAGCGCCGAAGAACTGCCTGATGACGTCGATGCGCGTTTCGGCGAGCTTGAGGCCGAGATCGAGCGGCTTGAGGCGAAGCGCGTGGCCTACGACCCCGCCGACGTCGCCCGATGCGGGGCCTTCGTCATCCTCGGCCATGATGGGGCGTTGCGGGTTGAACGCGGTTTTATACTGGCCGAGGACGAGAAACTGGAGCCGGAAACGCAGAACGGGAGCGAGGAAGGGGAGGCCGGTGATACTGCCAGTGACGACGGAGGAACCGGCCCGAACCACGAGCTGGGTGGTGAGACCTTGGACGCGAAGGATGAGAACGACGACCACAAGCCGCTATCGGATATCCTGATCCGCGATCTCACGGAGCATCGCACCCTCGGGCTTCGTCTCGCCTTGGGTGAACAGCCGGACGTCGCCATCGTGGCCGTCACCCACGCACTCGCCGCGCAAATCTTCTATCGCGGTGCGGACGCCCACGTTCTCGACATCCGTCCCGTCAGCGCGGTGCTGGCCTCGCATGCGGATGGTATCGAGGACACGAAGGCGGGGAAGGCGTGGGCGGATCACCACGCTCGTTGGGCGACGCAGATGCCGCGCGACGTGGCCGACCTGTGGGCTTTTGTCGTGGAGCTTGACCATGACAGCCGCATGGCCCTGTTTGCGCATTGCGCTGCGCTCACGATCAACGCCGTGAGACTGCCGTCGGAGCGTAGGCCCCGTGCGGTGGCAACGGCGGACAGGTTGGCGGAGGCCGTGTCGCTCGACATGACCGCGCATTGGACGCCGACCGTGCGGACCTATCTCGGTCGTGTCACCAAGCCGCACATTCTTGCCGCCGTGCGGGAAGCGGTCAGCGATGAGGCCGCTGACCGGATGGCGGACATGAAGAAGCAGGACATGGCGGAAGCCGCCGAGCAGTTGCTTGTCGGAGCCGGCTGGCTGCCCACGCTGATGCGGACACCGCGAGCCGCCCAAGAGCCTGCCGAACACCCTCAGGCGGATGCCGTCACGGAAGCTAACCCTGACGCGTACTCTGTCGCCGCCGAGTAA
- a CDS encoding cell envelope biogenesis protein TolA — translation MARKLKTYQTSLGFFDLAIAAPSMKAALEAWGADSNLFHQGAAKESVDPDIVAATMAKPGVVLRRPVGSAGSFGEHAELPTDLGDPGPTKATCKSKARTAKQPSSRPIDKAAERKAALAFEKGQKRRERERASEEAARQKDRERRQQAVDKAQAALNKAEQEHAKRAATIQTEVEALEKRSQAEQARWDKEKGRLEAALRRARG, via the coding sequence ATGGCCAGAAAACTGAAAACCTATCAGACTTCGCTGGGCTTCTTCGATCTGGCGATCGCCGCTCCGTCGATGAAAGCGGCTCTGGAAGCGTGGGGGGCGGACAGCAATCTCTTCCACCAGGGCGCGGCGAAGGAAAGTGTCGATCCGGACATCGTCGCTGCGACCATGGCGAAGCCGGGCGTGGTGCTCAGGCGCCCGGTCGGATCCGCCGGATCCTTCGGTGAGCATGCTGAGCTGCCCACCGATCTTGGCGACCCCGGGCCAACGAAGGCCACCTGCAAGTCGAAAGCCAGAACAGCAAAGCAGCCTTCCTCTCGCCCCATCGACAAGGCGGCGGAGCGAAAGGCCGCGCTCGCCTTCGAAAAGGGGCAAAAGCGGCGAGAGCGCGAACGGGCGAGCGAAGAGGCCGCGAGGCAGAAGGACCGTGAACGCCGTCAACAGGCGGTCGACAAGGCGCAGGCTGCATTGAACAAGGCCGAGCAGGAGCACGCGAAGCGGGCCGCGACCATCCAGACCGAGGTTGAGGCTCTCGAGAAGAGATCGCAAGCCGAACAAGCCCGCTGGGATAAAGAGAAGGGGCGATTGGAAGCCGCGTTACGGCGCGCGCGGGGTTAG
- the ligD gene encoding non-homologous end-joining DNA ligase — translation MSRTSPLPKRLQPMLATLTDAPFDDPGWVFEDKYDGFRMIAEIRRGKVALYSRNGKIISRSYMEVAKALEGVKGDAVIDGELVAIGKDGVSHFPLLQNALRHEAKLLYCAFDLMFENAVDLRKQPLLERKKRLKAILPRDRLITFSPHRKGDGTKFFVEAERKGLEGVMAKRADSAYTSGSRTPDWLKIKTAKRQEVVIAGFTAPRRTRPFFGALVLAVREDGAWRYIGHVGAGFSHKVLEELHTKLVKLTVSKSPFPAKVKDEAATTWVRPSLVAEVKFAEWTGKGELRQPVYLGLRSDKRAKDVVRERERSRK, via the coding sequence ATGAGCCGGACGTCGCCCCTGCCCAAGCGCCTGCAGCCGATGCTCGCTACGCTCACCGACGCACCGTTCGACGATCCCGGCTGGGTTTTCGAGGACAAGTACGACGGCTTCCGGATGATCGCGGAAATCCGGCGGGGCAAGGTTGCGCTCTACAGCCGCAACGGCAAGATCATCAGCCGCAGCTATATGGAGGTCGCCAAAGCACTGGAGGGCGTGAAGGGCGACGCCGTGATCGATGGCGAACTCGTCGCGATCGGAAAGGACGGCGTTTCGCATTTCCCGCTGCTTCAAAACGCGCTGCGCCATGAAGCCAAGCTCCTATATTGCGCCTTCGACCTCATGTTCGAGAACGCAGTGGACTTGCGCAAACAGCCTCTCCTCGAGCGCAAGAAGCGGCTGAAGGCGATCCTGCCGCGCGACAGGCTGATCACCTTCAGCCCTCACCGCAAAGGAGACGGTACGAAATTCTTCGTCGAGGCCGAGCGGAAGGGTCTGGAAGGCGTCATGGCGAAGCGCGCCGACAGCGCGTATACGTCCGGAAGCCGAACCCCGGATTGGCTGAAGATCAAGACGGCAAAGCGACAGGAAGTGGTGATCGCGGGCTTCACGGCACCCAGGCGCACCAGGCCGTTCTTCGGCGCCCTCGTCCTCGCCGTGCGGGAAGACGGCGCATGGCGCTACATCGGACATGTCGGCGCTGGCTTCAGCCACAAGGTCCTGGAAGAGCTCCATACCAAACTCGTGAAGCTGACAGTCTCTAAATCACCCTTTCCTGCCAAAGTGAAGGACGAGGCCGCCACGACCTGGGTCAGGCCCTCGCTGGTTGCCGAGGTCAAATTCGCGGAATGGACGGGCAAGGGCGAACTGCGCCAGCCCGTCTACCTCGGACTCAGGTCCGACAAGCGGGCGAAGGATGTCGTGCGCGAACGAGAACGTTCACGTAAATAG
- a CDS encoding metallophosphoesterase family protein produces MTFKIGIISDTHGLLRPEAERRLTGVDHIVHAGDIGRPEIVDALRRIAPVTAIRGNVDSGEWAREYPDTKLVRLAGKSIYVLHDLKTLQVDPGAGIDVIVSGHSHVPKIDTVGGVLYLNPGSAGRRRFKLPITLATIEVTPEGIRPEIHDLGGD; encoded by the coding sequence ATGACGTTCAAGATTGGAATCATTTCGGACACGCACGGCCTGTTGAGGCCCGAGGCGGAACGACGCCTGACGGGCGTCGATCACATCGTTCACGCTGGCGACATCGGGCGCCCCGAGATCGTCGACGCGCTTCGCCGGATCGCGCCCGTCACCGCCATCCGTGGAAACGTGGACAGCGGCGAGTGGGCCCGCGAATACCCCGACACGAAACTCGTGCGCCTGGCGGGAAAGTCGATCTACGTTCTGCACGACCTGAAGACGCTGCAGGTCGATCCCGGCGCCGGCATCGACGTGATCGTCTCAGGGCATTCCCACGTACCGAAGATCGACACGGTCGGCGGCGTTCTCTACCTGAATCCCGGCAGCGCGGGACGGCGGCGCTTCAAACTGCCGATCACGCTTGCGACGATCGAAGTCACGCCCGAGGGCATACGACCGGAAATCCACGACCTTGGAGGCGACTGA
- a CDS encoding NUDIX domain-containing protein — MAALTKTSKRSTLSAGILAYRKGARGLEVLLVHPGGPFWRRKDDGGWSIPKGEIDAEEDPEQAARREFAEELGTSASIGRLQALGEVRQRGGKRVIAFAGEGHFDPAALASNTFDIEWPPRSGRRQNFPEVDRAEWFDIEFARTKMLSGQMELLDRLLAIAGESAGK; from the coding sequence ATGGCAGCGCTGACAAAGACCTCCAAGCGATCGACGTTGAGCGCGGGCATTCTGGCCTACCGGAAAGGCGCTCGCGGGCTCGAGGTTCTGCTCGTTCACCCCGGCGGTCCGTTCTGGCGGAGGAAGGACGATGGCGGCTGGTCCATCCCGAAGGGTGAAATCGATGCCGAGGAAGATCCAGAGCAGGCCGCGCGACGTGAGTTTGCCGAGGAACTCGGCACCAGCGCCTCGATTGGTCGGCTGCAGGCCTTAGGGGAGGTTCGCCAGCGAGGAGGGAAACGCGTCATCGCATTCGCCGGAGAGGGCCATTTTGACCCGGCGGCACTGGCGAGCAATACGTTCGATATCGAATGGCCGCCCCGAAGCGGTCGGCGGCAGAACTTTCCCGAAGTCGACCGCGCGGAATGGTTCGATATCGAATTCGCACGAACGAAGATGCTGTCCGGACAAATGGAGCTTCTCGATCGTCTTTTGGCGATCGCGGGTGAGAGCGCCGGGAAATGA
- a CDS encoding bifunctional enoyl-CoA hydratase/phosphate acetyltransferase: MQRIENKTFDEIKPGDTASLVRTLTHRDIELFAIMSGDVNPTHLYDAFARSDMFHKVVAHGMWSGALISTVLGTQLPGPGTVYVDQSLHFRGAIGLGDVITVTVKAKTKVEQTHRIIFDCLAVNQNGEEVITGTADVIAPTEKISRPGIVLPEVELRQAGRRYELLIQMTHGLDPIRTAVVHPVDAPSLLGAVEAARIKLITPVLVGPELKIRAAAALAELDLAPYEIVPTEHSEAAAAQAVAMARAGEVEALMKGALHTDELMHAVVDGECGLRTARRISHVFAIDAPDYPRPIFITDAAINVYPTLADKRDIIQNAIDLAHALGIPEPRVAILSATEVVTEKIKSTLDAAALCKMADRGQITGGILDGPLAFDNAVSAESAKTKGISSPVAGRADVFVVPDLESGNMLAKQLEYLAEAQMAGIVLGARVPIILTSRSDGTLARLGSCAIALLLARHKGAKP; the protein is encoded by the coding sequence ATGCAGCGCATCGAAAACAAGACGTTCGACGAGATCAAGCCAGGAGACACCGCGAGCCTGGTCCGAACGCTCACCCATAGGGACATCGAGCTGTTTGCGATCATGTCAGGGGACGTCAATCCGACCCATCTATACGATGCGTTTGCCAGGAGCGACATGTTTCACAAGGTGGTGGCGCACGGCATGTGGAGCGGAGCGCTGATCTCTACCGTGCTCGGAACGCAGCTCCCCGGTCCGGGCACCGTCTATGTCGACCAGTCTCTGCATTTTCGCGGAGCCATTGGCCTCGGTGACGTCATCACGGTCACGGTGAAGGCGAAGACCAAGGTCGAACAGACGCACCGGATTATTTTCGATTGTCTGGCCGTCAATCAAAATGGCGAGGAGGTCATCACCGGTACGGCCGACGTCATCGCGCCGACCGAAAAGATTTCCCGGCCCGGTATAGTTCTTCCCGAGGTCGAATTACGGCAGGCGGGACGGCGCTATGAACTCCTGATCCAGATGACACACGGCCTTGATCCAATCCGCACGGCGGTTGTTCACCCGGTCGACGCGCCGTCGCTGCTCGGTGCCGTGGAAGCTGCCCGCATTAAACTTATCACACCCGTGCTGGTCGGGCCGGAGCTCAAGATCCGCGCCGCCGCGGCGCTGGCCGAGCTCGATTTGGCGCCTTACGAGATCGTTCCGACGGAGCACAGCGAGGCTGCGGCCGCGCAAGCCGTCGCCATGGCCCGCGCCGGCGAGGTCGAAGCGCTGATGAAAGGTGCGCTCCACACGGATGAACTCATGCATGCCGTTGTCGACGGCGAATGCGGCCTGCGGACCGCCCGGCGCATCAGCCATGTCTTTGCGATCGATGCGCCAGACTACCCCAGGCCGATCTTCATCACCGACGCCGCGATCAACGTTTACCCCACACTGGCGGACAAGCGAGACATTATCCAAAACGCGATCGATTTGGCGCACGCCTTGGGCATTCCGGAACCGCGCGTCGCGATCCTGTCTGCGACTGAGGTAGTTACTGAAAAAATCAAGTCCACCCTCGATGCGGCGGCACTTTGCAAGATGGCTGATCGAGGCCAGATCACTGGCGGTATTCTCGATGGTCCGCTCGCCTTCGACAATGCGGTCTCGGCGGAATCGGCCAAGACAAAAGGGATCAGTTCGCCAGTTGCCGGCCGTGCCGACGTCTTCGTAGTGCCAGACCTCGAATCCGGCAACATGCTGGCGAAGCAACTGGAGTATCTCGCGGAAGCGCAGATGGCCGGGATTGTGCTCGGAGCACGCGTGCCGATCATTCTGACAAGCCGCTCCGACGGGACGCTCGCAAGATTGGGATCCTGCGCGATCGCGCTTCTGCTGGCGCGTCACAAGGGCGCTAAACCGTGA
- a CDS encoding Spy/CpxP family protein refolding chaperone, whose protein sequence is MRKLNVTVLILASAAFAATLSPAGAAQDGSGRAPFERLCAERGGPSHHPELAGRLAEYLDLNDAQKAAFKEFHDTRKKSIEDAKTTLCANKPDLSSFEARLVFGQAFLEARLNALKAENPKLIAFYNSLDVRQKEKFDRFRERSGRE, encoded by the coding sequence ATGCGGAAGCTGAATGTTACGGTCCTGATCCTGGCGTCTGCGGCCTTTGCTGCTACTTTGAGCCCGGCGGGGGCCGCGCAAGATGGATCAGGCCGCGCGCCGTTTGAACGTCTTTGCGCCGAGAGGGGCGGACCGTCGCATCATCCTGAACTTGCAGGTCGGTTGGCAGAATATCTGGATCTGAACGATGCGCAAAAGGCTGCTTTCAAGGAATTCCACGATACCCGCAAAAAATCAATCGAAGATGCGAAGACCACTCTCTGCGCCAACAAGCCGGACCTGTCATCTTTCGAAGCGCGTCTCGTTTTTGGCCAGGCTTTCCTCGAAGCTCGACTCAACGCCTTGAAGGCGGAAAATCCGAAGCTGATTGCCTTTTACAACAGCCTCGACGTCCGGCAGAAGGAAAAGTTCGACCGGTTTCGCGAGCGTTCGGGCCGTGAATGA